The nucleotide sequence ATTTTGATCATTGGGAAAGACTTTTCCAGATATTTTTCTCCCATAACTTCCAACCAATCCACAATTCATAAAACTCGGTATATATATAATACTAGGAATAAAGATAATATCATTTTAATGATTTTCATATACCTCAAAAAGTAAAATAATTCAGTAATAATGCGCATAAAATATGTCATTGTATTTTTCTTCATAATTTTTGCCTAATGCGGCGTTGACCCGTGCCCGATTTTTGAGGATCCGTGCTGAACGAGGTGTTAGAAATTCTTTTAATCCCTTAAGAGAGGGCACTATTCACCCGCGAAACAAAAATCCGCAGTCACGCTGTAGTGCACTGTACGGACTAATAAGCGTACAGTTCGGACACTCGATTCCACCTTTAACACGTTTTGGAGTAGCTGACAGGTTCCCCCTCGCGGCTCTAACTCGTCCCGTAACATTGTCTGGAAACTCTTTATCCCTTATTGCCCTTAGTTTATCAATCAATATCCCACTTTCCTCATCTTTTGTAGTATCAAGTATTGTAATTGTACGATTGATTTCTTTGAAATCAGGTTCCTTTTCACCCGCTATTCTTATTGTATTTTGGAATCTTTGATTCCAGACTATAGATAATTTCCTCTGTCAGTGACATGGTCATCTATCCCGATCACGTTTTCTTTTGATCAGTTCCCTTACCATGTATGCCCGCAAACAACCTGAGCGATTCGATATCAGAAAAAAGAGATTCCAGGAAATAGCTTCCTACGCCCTTTTCTTGTGATTCGTAAAAATAAAACCCTTCCTTAAAATCTTCTGCACTGATTCAAGGATTCTTATTTTCATGAAATTGAATCCTGTATATCTTTTTTGATCTGATCCCAGTAATTGGTTCGTCATACGGTTTTTTGAATCAATTTCTTATCAAGCGTAAGTTCATAGGAGAGAATTGTTTTAATGTTCATCTTTTTCGAAGCGTTAAGAATTTCTATACCAACTATTTTATTTTCAGATGTCGTATCTAAGTTAACACCCTCTGATATCTCAACGGCTCCATCAGGTTTCTGATTTCCTAATTTGATATATATGGCGTCAAACTCGCTATCATAATGGACTCTCATTTTTTCCATCCTTTCTTCAGTGGATAATTTGTTATTACGGTCACTGTATCACCTTCAATAGAGAAAACAATTTTCAACGGATACGAAATTCCAGCAAAATCTCTTATGATCTCATGTTCGCCATGGGGTAAATTCATTCTTGCCAAAATATCTTTTACCGTTGACTCAGGAATTCCGTAAAGTTTTGCTCGCCTTTTAGCATAACGTGAGAATTTTATATACATAAAATATTACCTAATTCCCTACTACATCGCCTGGCAAACATCACTTTTGGAAATTTTATACTTATTGGTAATGAGAGTCAAATATGATGGTCTCGCAAAAAGTCCTGTTTTGTCATTCCGAGGAGCGCAAGAAACGAGGAATCTTTAATGATATCAGATTTCTCGCTGTCGCTCGAAATGACACGGGGCCGGTTTTCGACTTTTACGAACACATCAAAAGCTAATCCAGAAATATCTTTCCCGGATTAAGGACATTATTGGGATCGAAAGCCTTCTTTATCCTTCTCATTACCTCAACTCCAAGATCACCCAACTCCATCCTGAGATAGGGGGCTTTCGTAACACCAATGCCATGCTCCCCGGATATAGTTCCTCCCAGGTCCAACGTAGCCTGAAATATCTCTTTTACAGCCTCATGTGCCCTATTTACCTCTTCTTCTCTCCTCTTATCTATCATTATATTGACATGGATATTGCCATCTCCTGCATGTCCGAAGTTAACAATATCTAACTCTAATCTCTTTGCAATCTCATTGATCTTTCTCAAGATATCCGGTATTTTGCTACGGGGGACTGTGATATCTTCATTGATCTTTGTGGGCTTTAACTTAAGTAAAGAAGGGGATATAGCCCTTCTTGCCCTCCACAGATTTTCTTCGCTCTCCTCATCTTCGGCAATCTCCACTCTACTTGCCCCATATTCCATACATATCTCCTGGATTCTGATTGCATCCCTGTCCACTATATATGAATCACCATCTACCTCTAAAAGCAGAATAGCTTCAGCCGCTACAGGCAAGCCAATATTAAGAAAATCTTCCACACAGACAATAGCTGAATGATCCATGAATTCAAGGGCGGAGGGGATAATCTTTGAAGCGGTTATCCCGGTAACAGTACGGGCTGCATCCTCAAGTTTGTAATAAATCGCCAGGAGGGTCTTCTTGGATGCAGGCAGGGGGAGTAACTTAACTATAATTTTGGTAATAACCCCCAGGGTGCCTTCGGAGCCAACCATTAGCTTTGTGAAATCATAGCCAACTACTCCCTTTACCGTCTGAACCCCTGTGGATACAATCTCCCCTGTAGGCAAAACTACCTCCAGACCTATAACGTAGTCTTTGGTTACACCATACTTCACTGCTCTGGGTCCCCCAGCACACTCGGCAACATTTCCACCCAGAGTGGAGAATTTTAAACTGGCTGGATCTGGAGGATAAAAAAGCCCCAGCTTTTCTACCTCTTTTTGAAAATTTCCAGTTACCACTCCAGGTTCTACAAAGGCTATGAGATTTTCTGTATCGATCTCTATAATCCTGTTAAACCTGACCATCACCAGTACCAATCCCCCCTCCACCGGCAGGGTTCCACCAGTGAATCCAGAGCCAGCGCCTCTTGGGATAACAGGGAATTTTTCTTCATTGGCAAGTTTAAGAATATCTGAGATTTCCTGAACATTACCAGGAAAAACAACCAGATCAGGAAGGTAACTCTGATTGGTAGCGTCATAGCTATAACAGACCCTCTCTTCCGGTTCAGAGTGAACATGCTCCTTACCTGCAATCCTTTTTATCTTATCAACAACCCTCTTTTCTATCATCTTCGCTACGCTGCTCCCCTGACCATTGGTAAGACACTCCCACCATCCGGAATAATATATGTAGAGGGAGTTTTTCCTAGCATTTCATAAGCCATAGAGACCGCTTGATCTATTGAATCCGCTGGAATTATAGACATCCTCTCCACATCTTCACTGGCAAGCTCAGAGATCAGGATAATTTTCACCTTCTTTGCCTTAATCAAAGTAGAGAAAGCCGTCTGTCCATTAATCTCAAAATTTCCCCTGAGGGCACTCTCAAAATCCATAAGATCATCATATATAAACCAATTGAGGAAAGTGGAATTGCCAAAACCCTCAGAACACTCTGCTAAAACAATCATTATCCCGTTGTCTTTAAGGATATTTATTGCATAGTCAATGCTTTTGTGTGCCTGGATAAAATTGATGTCCTTGGGAAAGCCCCCACAGCTAACGATAACAAGATCGGCCTTCTCATTAAATTCAGGGCTAAAGTTACTTAAGAGAAAATTGCATCCCTGCTGGTGGGCCGATAAATAATCACCTGCAACTACTTCTATTATCTCTTTAGTTGGGGACAGGATTGTATTGAAGAGAAATACATAATCCAACATCCCACAAGCCTGGATCATGGCATGGTGAAAGGGATTTCCCTTAAGTACCCCGGTCTTTACCATGTGGTGTCTCCCTCCAACCTCGGGCGGATTCAAAGCCAGAAGATGTAAATCAAGACAGCTATCGAATGAAGCCACTCCCGGCATAATGCCCTTTCTGCCTCCTCCAAAACCTGCCAGGTAATGGAATCCTATGGTTCCCGTTAGAATGACCTTATCAGCCTCTGCTACCAGCCTGCTTACTTCAACCCTTGTACCCATATCGGTTTTACCTAAAGGGACAAGATTCTTTGAATCAAAGGCATTATGATCACAGACGTTAATCCGTTTATAGACTTCATCTCCAACTATTACCCTGTGTTCCAGTGGTAGTTGCTGCCGATGAATCCCCAGGGCAAAGACAATATTAATGTCTTTATCGCTTATACCAATCCTGTTCAACCTGTTAATCATGATAGGAAGGTATATCTCGCTTCCTGTATAACGGGTAATGTCGGAGGCAACCACAGTTATTTTCTCGCCTCCCCGGAATATCTCGTCAAAAGGTGGGCTGCCAGTGGGGGTATTCAATACAGAGTCAATGAGTCCAAAAGTATTTACAGGAGGATGGATTTCTCCTGGGGTAACAATTCCCAGCAAATTATCGGATGGTATATTAAAGGAGAGAACCTTTCTGCCATATCTCAGAGTGATAAGACGTTCTTTCATACAATTGGACACTATAATAAATACTGTTAACTGTTAACTGTTAACATCTTAATCGCTTTTTCAATTATCTTTGCTTCGCCTTCCTGTAATGTCCGTACATCTAAAAGGAGCCGGGCATCATCTATCCTGGCTATAATAGGGGGGTCGTAATTTCTTAAGCCCTCCTCTAAGCTCTCAATAGACATGTGGACGGGTTTTATGGAAATCACTTTGGTAGGGAGATCTTGCAGGGGAAGGGCTCCGCCACCTGCCCTGGAACTATCGTCCTTAATCTCTATCTGGAAATTCCCGGAACTCTCCTTTCTCAACCTGCGATAGAGACTCTTTGCCCTCTTCTCTATTTCCTGCAAGGGCATTGTTAACATCCGAAGGGTTGGAATTTCCTCAACTGCTCTTTCCTCTTCCATATATATACGGAGGGTACTCTCCAGAGCAGCAAGGGTAAGTTTATCTATTCGAAGTGCCCGGTTAAGGGGATTCTCCTTAATCTTCCCTATTACCTCTTCTCTTCCCAGAATTATACCTGCTTGAGGGCCTCCCAGAAGTTTATCCCCGCTGAAGGTAACCACATCCACACCCTTACTGATTGCCTCTTGCACTGTCGGTTCTTTTGTTAAACCATATTGCCCCAGATCTATCAGACATCCGCTTCCAAGGTCATCCATTACAGGCAGGGAAAACTCCCTTCCCATCTCTACCAGTTCTTCAAGTTCAACTTCAGATGTAAATCCGACGATTTGAAAATTGCTGGTATGCACCTTTAAAAGCAAAGCGGTATCATCGGTTATGGCTCTCCTGTAGTCTATTAAGTGGGTCTTATTGGTTGTACCAACTTCCACCAGCCTGGCTCCACTGCTTCTCATAACATCGGGGATTCGAAAGGATCCACCTATCTCCACCAGCTGTCCCCTCGATACGATAACCTCTCGCCCCCTTGCTATGGTATTGAGGGCTAAAAGGACAGCTCCGGCATTATTGTTAACCACCAACGCTGCCTCTGCACCTGTAAGTTCGCACAGAATATTCTCCACATGAGAGTAACGGGACCCCCTTTTACCTTCCTTTAAGTTGTATTCTAAATTGGAAAAGTTGGAAGCAACCGTTACCAGGTTTTGCAACACCTCAGGGGTTAATAAAGACCTCCCCAGATTAGTATGCAGGATAACCCCTGTGGCATTAATTACTCTCCTTAAACTCAATTGCCCCATAGTAGAAATCATTTCTGATACCCTCTTGCAAAAGTATTCGAGGCTTAAACCCTCCTCAGGGAGTATATTGAAATCAGAAGACAATATCCCTACCCGCTCTTCCTCTATCACCTGTTGAACCGTCCTCAACACCAACCAACGGGGATATTTTTCAAGGAGTTCCTTAACTTGAATTTGCTGAATCATTTTATCAACAGAGGGAAGCATCCTCAAGTATTTCTGTCTGTCTTTTTCTTTCATAAAACCCCCACTTAAAAAGTTAGTCGCTTCATAACAAAATCAACACATAGAAATCATTTCATATATCCCTCTCCTGATCATCATAACCGCTAATGCTGCAAGCAATACACTGACCACCTTGCCAAAGGCTTTTGCCCCGCCCTCACCCATTATCTTTATGATGTAGGCAGAATTTAAAAATACGAACCATACAAGGAGAAGGTTCAGAACCAATGAGAGGATAGTTGGCAAGTAACTATATAAATCCACGGAGATAATGATTGTGGTAAGGACTGCCGGACCAACTATTAACGGCATACCAAGGGGAACAACACCCAGGGTGGAACTGGTTAATCTGCTGGTCTTTTGGGGAAAAAGTAAGTCAGTGGTAGCAATTATCAACAGGATTATACCACCTGCAATCTTAAAGTCAGATATTGAAATACCCAAAACCTTGAAAATAAATTTCCCGATAGCAAGAAAACCCATACTTACAGCAAAGGAAGTCATAATGCTCTGTTTTACTATCTTCCTTCTTTCACCAGTCCCTATCTCCTCGGTTAACGATATAAATATAGGAAGGATTCCAACTACATCTATTGCTATAAAGATTGGTATAAGTGCTAACAGGTAGTTTGTCCAATTTTCGGTTTGGAAGAGGGTGACCATTATGAATCCTCGTCAATACTGCTCAGTTCATGCTGAAAAATGAAAAGTTTCCTTTGAAGCAAACATGAGCAGGATTTTTGGGGTACCCATCTTGACGAAGCGGAAGACAAGCATTTTCAGGTGTTTGACCCGCCAGAGGCGGGGAGTTCATGAAAATGCCTGAAGCGAATCATAGATGGGTCAAAAATACTGCACTAGAGAGCGGAAAAGGGAACTTTTCAGGACGAATTTCTTAGAAACGCCTCATAGCTTTCCTTTGGATCCGGCTGCAGGAAGATACGGCTCCCAACACATGCATAATCCACCCCCGCTGCCTTCACCTTCTTTATATTATCAAGGCTAATCCCGCCATCTATCCCGATAAAGGCAGACAGAAATTGAGAGCGAAAACGCCTTATCTCATCAAGCACCCCGGGTATGAAAGGACTGCCATAAAAACCAGGATCAACTGATAGAAACAAAAAAGAACCAACCTGCGGTACTAAAGACTGAAATTCTGAAATGGCGGTCTTTGGGTTTACAGCCAGACCTGCTTCCATACCCAACTTCCTGATATTAGAGATAACATTCTCTGGGTCTGGATCTGCCTCAAAATGGAAGATAACCTTTTTAGTCCCCATGGATTTAAGAGAGGCAAGATAACTATTGGGTTCTTTCACCATTAAATGTGCCTCCATATCTAAAGGTATTTTCACCCCCATTAAAGCATCCAAAGATATACTCTTTGAAGGGACAAAAACCCCATCCATAAAGTCAACCTGAACATAATCCGTGAACCCCTTAGCAATATCTATCATATTCTGAAAGTCATCTAATTTATCAGTCAAAATAGCCGGAACAATCCTCATTATTCCTATTTCTCCTTCCTGTAGATTTCAGACAAACTTAACTCTTTATCTGACTCTTTTTGCCTAAAGGAGGTAGAGTTGTTAGGCAACTTTTTGAGTCATGGTTGCTCTTGTTATGTGCAAATTAATATCATGGCTACCAACCCCAGAACAATCCCCAAGCCCTGTTTTATTGAGATGGATTCATTTAGGAAAATCATTGCTAATACAATAGCAATAACAGGATAGAGAGCTGACAATACTGCGATTAATGAAATTGGTCCCTTTGAAGCAGCATAAAGAAAGCATAGAGCTCCAGTAAACCCCAAAATACCTGTCGTTGTTGCCAACAAAACCCCTTTAGGGTGAATATCAGGTTTAAATTTTAAAGAGAATAATACAATTATAGCAACTAACATGCCACCCATGACTTCGAAAAGTATTGCGCTCTTTGGGCTAATATATTTTGTGGTAATCTTAGGAATAAAGCTCCACAAACCCCATAAAACAAATGCTCCAAAAGTGGGTATTAACCACTGTTTCATAGTAATCTCCTTACCATAATTAATTATACATAATACTTACTTACCCTGCTGACAAACATCACTATTGAAAAGATATATGTAATATTAACCTAGACTCCGGATAAACGTTAACTGGTTATCTTTCTTCCTGCTGGCACCTTCTTTCTTAGAATGACCTTTGTTGCCTCGATGATGGCAAAGACAACCATGCCAAAACCGACAATTATACCTACATCAGAGAAAGAAGGTTTTATGATGCCAAACGCCTCACGCACAGCTGGAATCTGGATTAAAACAGCAATCAGTGCGAGTTCCCATGCAAGGGTAATTAGAAGCCACTTATGCGGAGGTGCTTTGAAAACACTGTATATGAGGGAGCGACAGTTGATGGCGACAACAAATTCCACAATAATAAAGAGAAAGAATATCTCTGTCCTTGCATGCGCTATATGAGATAGATCGTGGAAAAAAAGAACGTAGAAGAAGGGGCACTCAATTAAGACTGCCCGCAATATGAAAGATTTTACATCCCATCCAAAGATACTCTCTTTCGGATCTCTTGGAGGTCTCTCCATAATATCATGGTCAGGGGGCGCAACCCCAAGAGCAAGTGCAGGAAGTCCATCAGTCGCCAGATTTATATACAGTATGGCAGCCGGCAAAAGGGGTAAAAAATCCAGTCCCATTATTAAAACTATGCCTCCAATGACCACAACCTCTGTTATGTTACACTGAAGGAGATAGGCA is from Thermodesulfobacteriota bacterium and encodes:
- a CDS encoding FAD-linked oxidase C-terminal domain-containing protein encodes the protein MIEKRVVDKIKRIAGKEHVHSEPEERVCYSYDATNQSYLPDLVVFPGNVQEISDILKLANEEKFPVIPRGAGSGFTGGTLPVEGGLVLVMVRFNRIIEIDTENLIAFVEPGVVTGNFQKEVEKLGLFYPPDPASLKFSTLGGNVAECAGGPRAVKYGVTKDYVIGLEVVLPTGEIVSTGVQTVKGVVGYDFTKLMVGSEGTLGVITKIIVKLLPLPASKKTLLAIYYKLEDAARTVTGITASKIIPSALEFMDHSAIVCVEDFLNIGLPVAAEAILLLEVDGDSYIVDRDAIRIQEICMEYGASRVEIAEDEESEENLWRARRAISPSLLKLKPTKINEDITVPRSKIPDILRKINEIAKRLELDIVNFGHAGDGNIHVNIMIDKRREEEVNRAHEAVKEIFQATLDLGGTISGEHGIGVTKAPYLRMELGDLGVEVMRRIKKAFDPNNVLNPGKIFLD
- a CDS encoding EamA family transporter — translated: MKQWLIPTFGAFVLWGLWSFIPKITTKYISPKSAILFEVMGGMLVAIIVLFSLKFKPDIHPKGVLLATTTGILGFTGALCFLYAASKGPISLIAVLSALYPVIAIVLAMIFLNESISIKQGLGIVLGLVAMILICT
- a CDS encoding MarC family protein, which produces MVTLFQTENWTNYLLALIPIFIAIDVVGILPIFISLTEEIGTGERRKIVKQSIMTSFAVSMGFLAIGKFIFKVLGISISDFKIAGGIILLIIATTDLLFPQKTSRLTSSTLGVVPLGMPLIVGPAVLTTIIISVDLYSYLPTILSLVLNLLLVWFVFLNSAYIIKIMGEGGAKAFGKVVSVLLAALAVMMIRRGIYEMISMC
- a CDS encoding DUF2283 domain-containing protein; its protein translation is MEKMRVHYDSEFDAIYIKLGNQKPDGAVEISEGVNLDTTSENKIVGIEILNASKKMNIKTILSYELTLDKKLIQKTV
- a CDS encoding ribulose-phosphate 3-epimerase, with the protein product MRIVPAILTDKLDDFQNMIDIAKGFTDYVQVDFMDGVFVPSKSISLDALMGVKIPLDMEAHLMVKEPNSYLASLKSMGTKKVIFHFEADPDPENVISNIRKLGMEAGLAVNPKTAISEFQSLVPQVGSFLFLSVDPGFYGSPFIPGVLDEIRRFRSQFLSAFIGIDGGISLDNIKKVKAAGVDYACVGSRIFLQPDPKESYEAFLRNSS
- the larA gene encoding nickel-dependent lactate racemase, with the protein product MKERLITLRYGRKVLSFNIPSDNLLGIVTPGEIHPPVNTFGLIDSVLNTPTGSPPFDEIFRGGEKITVVASDITRYTGSEIYLPIMINRLNRIGISDKDINIVFALGIHRQQLPLEHRVIVGDEVYKRINVCDHNAFDSKNLVPLGKTDMGTRVEVSRLVAEADKVILTGTIGFHYLAGFGGGRKGIMPGVASFDSCLDLHLLALNPPEVGGRHHMVKTGVLKGNPFHHAMIQACGMLDYVFLFNTILSPTKEIIEVVAGDYLSAHQQGCNFLLSNFSPEFNEKADLVIVSCGGFPKDINFIQAHKSIDYAINILKDNGIMIVLAECSEGFGNSTFLNWFIYDDLMDFESALRGNFEINGQTAFSTLIKAKKVKIILISELASEDVERMSIIPADSIDQAVSMAYEMLGKTPSTYIIPDGGSVLPMVRGAA
- the selA gene encoding L-seryl-tRNA(Sec) selenium transferase — protein: MKEKDRQKYLRMLPSVDKMIQQIQVKELLEKYPRWLVLRTVQQVIEEERVGILSSDFNILPEEGLSLEYFCKRVSEMISTMGQLSLRRVINATGVILHTNLGRSLLTPEVLQNLVTVASNFSNLEYNLKEGKRGSRYSHVENILCELTGAEAALVVNNNAGAVLLALNTIARGREVIVSRGQLVEIGGSFRIPDVMRSSGARLVEVGTTNKTHLIDYRRAITDDTALLLKVHTSNFQIVGFTSEVELEELVEMGREFSLPVMDDLGSGCLIDLGQYGLTKEPTVQEAISKGVDVVTFSGDKLLGGPQAGIILGREEVIGKIKENPLNRALRIDKLTLAALESTLRIYMEEERAVEEIPTLRMLTMPLQEIEKRAKSLYRRLRKESSGNFQIEIKDDSSRAGGGALPLQDLPTKVISIKPVHMSIESLEEGLRNYDPPIIARIDDARLLLDVRTLQEGEAKIIEKAIKMLTVNS